The Streptomyces sp. NBC_00691 genome has a segment encoding these proteins:
- a CDS encoding class I SAM-dependent RNA methyltransferase, whose translation MQNTPVSSLVGEEYEVEVGPVAHGGHCIARTEAGRVLFVRHALPGERIVARVTEGEETSRFLRADAVTILDPSKDRVEAPCPFAGPGKCGGCDWQHAKPGAQRRLKGEVIAEQLLRLAGLTPEEAGWDGTVMPAEGDKLPQGEVPQWRTRVQYAIDADGNAGLRKHRSHEVEVIDHCMIAAPGVSELGVEKQDWPNMASVEAIAASGSGDRQVILTPKPGGRLPLVELDKPVSVLRVDEKDGGVHRVHGRAFVRERADDRTYRVGNGGFWQVHPKAAQTLMLAVMQGLTPRKGETALDLYCGVGLFAGAIADRVGDQGAVLGIESGKRAVEDARHNLAAFPRVRIEQGKVESVLPRTGITEVDLIVLDPPRAGAGKQTVHHLAGLGARRIAYVACDPAALARDLAYFADRGYKVRTLRAFDLFPMTHHVECVAILEPAEKGR comes from the coding sequence ATGCAGAACACCCCTGTTTCGTCGTTGGTCGGGGAAGAGTACGAGGTCGAGGTCGGTCCGGTCGCACACGGCGGTCACTGCATCGCCCGTACCGAGGCGGGCCGCGTCCTCTTCGTCCGCCACGCGCTGCCCGGCGAGCGGATCGTCGCCCGCGTCACCGAGGGCGAGGAGACCTCCCGCTTCCTGCGCGCCGACGCCGTCACGATCCTCGACCCCTCCAAGGACCGCGTCGAGGCCCCCTGTCCCTTCGCGGGCCCGGGCAAGTGCGGCGGCTGCGACTGGCAGCACGCCAAGCCCGGCGCCCAGCGCCGCCTCAAGGGCGAGGTCATCGCCGAGCAGCTCCTGCGGCTCGCCGGCCTGACCCCCGAGGAGGCCGGCTGGGACGGCACGGTCATGCCGGCCGAGGGCGACAAGCTCCCGCAGGGCGAGGTCCCCCAGTGGCGGACCCGCGTCCAGTACGCGATCGACGCCGACGGCAACGCGGGCCTGCGCAAGCACCGCTCGCACGAGGTCGAGGTGATCGACCACTGCATGATCGCGGCACCGGGCGTCTCGGAGCTGGGCGTCGAGAAGCAGGACTGGCCGAACATGGCGTCGGTCGAGGCCATCGCCGCCTCCGGCTCGGGCGACCGCCAGGTCATCCTGACCCCGAAGCCCGGCGGCCGCCTCCCCCTGGTGGAACTCGACAAGCCGGTCTCCGTCCTCCGCGTCGACGAGAAGGACGGCGGGGTCCACCGCGTCCACGGCCGCGCCTTCGTCCGCGAGCGCGCCGACGACCGCACCTACCGCGTCGGCAACGGCGGCTTCTGGCAGGTCCACCCGAAGGCCGCGCAGACCCTGATGCTCGCCGTCATGCAGGGCCTCACCCCCCGCAAGGGCGAAACGGCCCTCGACCTCTACTGCGGCGTCGGCCTCTTCGCGGGCGCCATCGCCGACCGCGTCGGCGACCAGGGCGCGGTACTCGGCATCGAGTCCGGCAAGCGCGCCGTCGAGGACGCCCGCCACAACCTGGCCGCCTTCCCGCGCGTCCGCATCGAACAGGGCAAGGTCGAGTCGGTCCTCCCGCGCACCGGCATCACGGAGGTCGACCTCATCGTCCTGGACCCCCCGCGCGCCGGCGCCGGCAAGCAGACGGTCCATCACCTCGCCGGCCTCGGCGCCCGCCGCATCGCCTACGTCGCCTGCGACCCGGCAGCCCTGGCCCGAGACCTGGCCTACTTCGCCGACCGCGGCTACAAGGTCCGCACGCTGCGCGCCTTCGACCTCTTCCCGATGACCCATCATGTCGAGTGCGTCGCGATCCTTGAGCCTGCTGAAAAGGGCCGCTGA